The Clostridium sp. AWRP genome has a window encoding:
- a CDS encoding DMT family transporter, which translates to MDNKSFFTNKKIVILLASFCCILWGSAYPGVKSGYALFKIGSKDIFSELSFAGYRFILAGLMVLIIALFSSKNIFSITKKNVKQIIILGLTQTTLEYIFFYIGLANTTGSKGSIMNSTATFFSVVLAHFLYKNDRINTKKAIGCILGFIGVLIVNFSSELLSFSFKFTGEGFIILSAFVFSASSIYGKQICKNIDSVFVTGYQLLIGGLALLALGVFNKGYVTNFTIGSTAILLYLSMLSAAAFSIWTVLLKYNKVGFISMFNFVIPVAGTILSSIFLGESIFNIENIAALVLVCTGIFIVNKDSK; encoded by the coding sequence TTGGACAACAAAAGTTTTTTTACAAATAAAAAAATAGTAATACTACTTGCATCTTTTTGCTGCATACTATGGGGAAGTGCCTACCCTGGAGTTAAAAGTGGGTATGCCCTTTTTAAGATAGGCTCAAAAGATATATTTTCAGAATTATCTTTTGCCGGCTACAGATTCATACTTGCAGGATTAATGGTTTTAATAATAGCTCTATTTTCTTCTAAAAACATATTTTCAATAACTAAAAAAAATGTCAAACAGATTATCATACTTGGGTTGACTCAAACTACTCTTGAATACATATTTTTCTATATTGGACTTGCTAATACCACAGGGTCAAAAGGCTCTATAATGAATTCCACTGCTACATTTTTCAGTGTAGTACTAGCTCATTTTTTGTATAAAAATGATAGAATAAATACTAAAAAAGCTATAGGCTGTATACTTGGTTTTATTGGTGTACTAATTGTAAATTTCAGTAGTGAACTTTTAAGTTTTAGCTTTAAATTTACAGGTGAAGGTTTTATCATATTATCTGCTTTTGTATTTTCTGCATCTTCAATTTATGGAAAACAAATCTGCAAAAATATAGATTCAGTGTTTGTAACAGGATATCAACTTCTTATAGGAGGTTTAGCTCTTTTAGCTCTTGGAGTTTTTAATAAAGGCTATGTAACAAACTTTACAATTGGCTCTACTGCTATTTTATTATATTTATCAATGTTATCAGCTGCTGCCTTTTCAATTTGGACAGTGCTATTAAAATATAATAAGGTTGGATTTATTTCCATGTTTAATTTTGTAATTCCTGTGGCAGGTACCATTCTATCTTCTATATTTTTAGGTGAAAGTATCTTTAATATTGAAAACATTGCAGCTCTTGTGCTTGTATGTACAGGAATTTTTATAGTAAATAAGGATTCAAAATAA
- a CDS encoding cation diffusion facilitator family transporter: protein MDEDYKNLKIAEKGARISIIAYIVLSMIKLTLGYFYQSKALTADGVNNSTDIIASLAIIIGLKISGKPADDNHAYGHLRAQTISSIVASIIMIGVGLDVIYNAVYSTIFLKNKAPDMISAVVAIICAILIYAVYVYNKRVALRIKSSALMAAAKDNLSDAWVSMGTAAGIIASQFGFPWIDPLAAVLVGILICKTGGEIFKEAAHNLTDGFDSKQLDSIVSKIKEIDGVSCVKGTKARVHGNNILIDIVIGVNSKLTVAKSHEITEEIEEMLNRKFKIKHAIIHVEPDSK, encoded by the coding sequence ATGGATGAAGATTATAAAAATCTCAAAATTGCAGAAAAAGGTGCACGCATCAGTATTATAGCTTACATAGTTTTATCGATGATTAAATTGACTTTAGGATATTTTTATCAATCTAAAGCACTTACTGCTGATGGGGTCAATAATTCCACGGATATAATTGCGTCACTGGCTATTATTATAGGACTCAAAATATCTGGAAAACCAGCAGACGATAATCATGCCTATGGTCATTTAAGAGCACAGACTATATCCTCAATTGTTGCTTCTATCATAATGATAGGTGTAGGTTTAGATGTAATTTACAATGCAGTGTACTCTACTATTTTTTTAAAGAACAAGGCACCAGATATGATTTCAGCAGTGGTCGCCATTATTTGCGCAATACTTATATATGCAGTTTATGTATATAATAAAAGGGTTGCACTTAGAATTAAAAGTTCTGCACTTATGGCTGCTGCAAAAGATAATCTCTCAGATGCTTGGGTAAGTATGGGTACTGCAGCCGGAATTATAGCTTCTCAATTTGGATTCCCCTGGATAGATCCATTGGCAGCAGTACTGGTAGGAATTTTAATTTGTAAGACAGGTGGGGAAATCTTTAAGGAAGCAGCGCATAATTTAACAGATGGTTTTGACAGCAAGCAGTTAGATAGTATAGTTTCTAAAATAAAGGAAATTGATGGCGTTAGCTGTGTAAAAGGTACGAAAGCACGTGTTCATGGTAATAATATTTTGATTGACATTGTAATAGGAGTTAATTCTAAGCTCACTGTAGCTAAAAGCCATGAAATTACAGAAGAAATAGAAGAAATGTTAAATAGAAAATTTAAAATCAAACATGCAATTATACATGTAGAACCGGATTCAAAATAA
- a CDS encoding YibE/F family protein, which translates to MKKVSKIIVISLLAFIVMTAGMFSAKVMASGTSDTDNKPVHGKVIKIHASGDKNSQRFSNADVKIISGSLKGKVITVQNFAGGQIKDEGSSTQSFAKVGDEVLVNIQYESKNNVKKAYIYEIVRYKCLYGLAAFLIILLIAIGGLKGFKSVITLAITGIVVIKVLIPLILQGFNPMIVSIAICIFVTIVNLLIISGKNEKTLAAIIGTSGGVLIAGAIAFFSNSIMRLNGLTDDQMQSIIYTSQNANFNFSGLLFAGIIMGALGAVMDVSMSIASSIMEIKEVKPDMTMKELVKSGMNVGKDIMGTMANTLILAYVGGAMYIMIMISSYSYSTAISTALDQDIIASEVLKALAGSIGLIFAVPITAVITAFLIKLNKSKEK; encoded by the coding sequence GTGAAAAAAGTAAGCAAGATTATTGTAATTAGTTTGTTGGCTTTTATTGTAATGACTGCAGGTATGTTTTCTGCAAAAGTTATGGCAAGCGGGACTTCAGACACCGATAACAAACCAGTTCATGGCAAAGTTATTAAAATACATGCAAGTGGAGATAAGAATTCCCAAAGATTTTCCAATGCAGATGTAAAAATTATATCAGGAAGTCTTAAAGGCAAAGTGATTACAGTTCAAAATTTTGCAGGTGGGCAAATCAAAGATGAAGGAAGCAGTACACAGAGCTTTGCAAAAGTAGGAGATGAAGTATTAGTCAATATACAATATGAATCAAAAAACAATGTGAAAAAAGCTTATATTTATGAAATAGTAAGGTATAAATGTCTATATGGATTGGCTGCATTTCTAATCATATTACTTATAGCTATAGGTGGATTAAAAGGATTTAAATCCGTAATAACTTTAGCCATAACTGGAATCGTGGTAATAAAAGTGCTTATACCACTTATACTACAGGGATTTAACCCAATGATAGTATCTATTGCAATATGTATTTTTGTAACCATAGTGAATTTGCTTATAATAAGTGGTAAAAATGAAAAAACACTTGCGGCTATTATAGGAACCTCTGGTGGGGTACTTATTGCAGGGGCTATAGCGTTCTTTTCAAATTCTATAATGAGATTAAATGGACTTACTGATGATCAAATGCAGTCTATTATATATACTTCACAAAATGCCAATTTCAATTTTTCAGGTTTGTTGTTTGCAGGAATAATCATGGGAGCACTTGGGGCAGTTATGGATGTAAGTATGTCTATAGCCTCATCTATAATGGAGATAAAAGAGGTAAAACCTGATATGACTATGAAGGAACTTGTGAAATCGGGCATGAATGTGGGAAAAGATATTATGGGTACTATGGCCAATACTTTGATACTTGCTTATGTAGGAGGGGCCATGTACATAATGATTATGATTTCATCTTACTCTTATAGTACAGCTATTTCTACAGCATTAGACCAGGATATTATTGCTTCTGAAGTTTTAAAAGCTCTGGCAGGAAGTATAGGCCTTATATTTGCGGTGCCTATAACAGCAGTTATAACAGCGTTTTTAATTAAACTGAACAAGAGTAAGGAAAAGTAA
- the clpA gene encoding ATP-dependent Clp protease ATP-binding subunit ClpA, whose translation MKLDRIVNEIMTAAYNEAKYCKHEYFTPEHLLYAALFFPEGMEIVEGCGGSVQDIKNDLLQYFSDNIQVTEKKEPLETVSLQNIITSAGEHVLAAEKEIIKLGDIFISIYDEEQSFASFFLKKQGIKRIDILNYITHGTPANMFNYNIEDDAIYSSDEQDMPLFFQIADFSVELTEKARNGEIDPLIGRDDILSRTIQVLSRRNKNNPIHVGDPGVGKTAITEGLAHLIADGKVPKNLKDSKIYSLDMGSILAGTKYRGDFEERIKNILKKIEKEDKAIVYIDEIHTIIGAGSVSGGSLDAANILKPFLTSGKIRFIGSTTYDEYKKIFEKDRALARRFQKIEVPEPTAEDTYNILLGIKGQYEKFHNVVYEDEALKAAVDLSIKYINDRYLPDKAIDVIDETGAYARLHGKDEEQIVIEKKHIEKTISSMAKIPERTLSQDETKVLKNLDNILREKIFGQDEAVKAVVRAIKRSRAGFNEDNKTVANLLFVGPTGVGKTEISKQLSNALNIPLIRFDMSEYQEKHTVARLIGSPPGYVGYEEGGLLTDTIRKTPYCVLLLDEIEKAHPDVLNIMLQLMDYATLTDNTGRKTDFKNVILIMTSNAGARYLGKSLMGFGNRIVKDDAISQEVNRVFSPEFRNRLDEIIFFNGMNEQMAYRVAQKAMGEFEKQLLTKNIKITVTDNCYKWLAQKGVSLEYGAREIMRIVQQEIKPYFVDKVLFDNKIRDTVSVIDIENDSIKIKVKGQ comes from the coding sequence ATGAAACTAGATAGAATAGTAAATGAAATTATGACTGCAGCTTACAATGAAGCAAAATATTGTAAGCATGAATATTTTACACCAGAACATTTATTATACGCTGCTTTATTTTTCCCGGAGGGAATGGAAATAGTAGAAGGATGCGGCGGAAGTGTACAGGATATAAAAAATGATTTGCTACAGTATTTTAGTGATAATATACAAGTTACAGAAAAAAAAGAGCCGCTAGAAACTGTAAGCTTGCAAAATATAATAACTTCTGCAGGCGAACATGTTTTAGCAGCTGAAAAGGAAATAATAAAATTAGGAGATATTTTTATATCAATATATGACGAAGAGCAAAGCTTTGCTAGCTTTTTCCTAAAAAAACAAGGGATAAAGAGAATAGATATATTAAATTATATAACTCATGGAACTCCAGCAAATATGTTTAATTATAATATTGAGGATGATGCTATATACTCATCGGACGAACAGGATATGCCCTTATTTTTTCAAATAGCAGATTTCTCAGTAGAACTTACTGAAAAAGCAAGAAATGGTGAAATAGATCCTTTGATTGGCAGAGATGATATACTTAGTAGAACAATTCAGGTGCTTTCAAGAAGAAACAAAAACAATCCAATTCATGTTGGAGATCCAGGGGTTGGAAAGACAGCTATTACAGAAGGATTGGCGCACCTGATTGCAGATGGCAAAGTGCCTAAAAATTTAAAAGACAGTAAAATATATTCCCTGGATATGGGTTCTATTTTAGCAGGCACTAAGTACAGGGGAGATTTTGAAGAAAGAATAAAAAATATATTGAAGAAAATAGAAAAGGAAGATAAGGCTATAGTATATATAGATGAAATACACACTATAATAGGAGCAGGATCTGTATCTGGTGGGTCTCTTGATGCTGCAAATATTTTAAAACCTTTTTTGACCAGTGGAAAAATTAGATTTATAGGTTCTACTACTTATGACGAATACAAAAAGATATTTGAGAAGGATAGGGCTCTTGCCAGAAGATTTCAAAAAATAGAAGTACCGGAGCCTACTGCAGAAGATACGTATAATATACTTTTAGGAATAAAAGGACAATATGAAAAATTTCATAATGTGGTTTATGAAGATGAAGCCTTAAAAGCAGCAGTAGATTTATCCATAAAATATATAAATGATAGGTATTTGCCAGATAAAGCTATAGATGTAATAGATGAAACTGGTGCCTATGCAAGACTTCATGGAAAAGATGAAGAACAAATAGTTATTGAAAAAAAGCATATAGAGAAGACAATTTCATCTATGGCAAAGATACCAGAGAGAACATTATCACAGGATGAGACAAAAGTTCTTAAGAATTTAGATAATATTCTTAGAGAAAAGATATTCGGGCAGGATGAGGCTGTTAAGGCTGTAGTAAGGGCAATTAAAAGGTCTAGAGCTGGATTTAACGAAGACAACAAAACCGTGGCAAATCTACTTTTTGTAGGGCCAACGGGTGTGGGAAAGACAGAAATAAGTAAACAGCTTTCAAATGCTTTAAATATTCCATTAATAAGATTTGACATGAGCGAGTATCAGGAAAAGCATACAGTGGCAAGGCTTATTGGCTCACCACCAGGATATGTGGGATATGAAGAAGGTGGACTTCTAACAGATACTATAAGGAAAACTCCTTACTGCGTGCTGCTTTTAGATGAAATAGAGAAGGCACATCCAGATGTACTTAATATAATGCTGCAGCTTATGGACTATGCTACTCTTACAGATAATACTGGAAGAAAAACTGATTTTAAAAATGTAATACTTATAATGACTTCAAATGCAGGAGCCAGGTATTTGGGAAAATCACTTATGGGATTTGGAAATAGAATTGTAAAAGATGATGCAATCTCTCAGGAAGTAAATAGAGTATTTTCTCCAGAATTTAGAAATAGATTGGATGAAATAATATTTTTTAATGGAATGAATGAACAGATGGCATATCGTGTAGCGCAAAAAGCCATGGGTGAATTTGAAAAGCAACTTTTAACTAAGAATATAAAAATAACAGTTACAGATAATTGCTATAAATGGTTGGCACAAAAAGGCGTGTCACTAGAATATGGTGCAAGAGAGATCATGAGGATAGTACAGCAGGAAATAAAACCTTATTTTGTAGATAAAGTGCTCTTTGACAATAAAATTAGAGATACCGTTAGCGTTATAGATATAGAAAATGACAGCATAAAGATTAAAGTAAAAGGACAATAA
- the clpS gene encoding ATP-dependent Clp protease adapter ClpS, producing MTQKTVLKQKPQLKIKPPPMYKVIIHNDDYTTMEFVVEVLMKIFEKSAVEATKIMYDVHRRGIGVAGVYVYDIAATKIMQAVKMAESSGFPLKFSMEEE from the coding sequence ATGACGCAAAAAACTGTTTTAAAGCAAAAGCCTCAATTGAAAATTAAACCACCTCCTATGTATAAAGTAATTATACACAATGATGACTATACTACAATGGAATTTGTAGTTGAAGTTTTAATGAAAATATTTGAAAAAAGTGCTGTAGAAGCTACTAAAATAATGTATGATGTACATAGAAGAGGTATAGGAGTAGCAGGCGTATATGTTTATGATATTGCTGCTACTAAAATAATGCAAGCTGTAAAGATGGCGGAGAGCAGTGGGTTCCCACTAAAATTTAGTATGGAAGAGGAATAA